The following are encoded together in the Frankiaceae bacterium genome:
- a CDS encoding nucleotidyltransferase — translation MPSDDPQEILASCKRVAAILQEAKIPFALGGGIACWVYGAPESDHDVDVMVREEDARGAQELLVAHGMKPEDPPEEWLLKVYDGDVLVDLIFRPEGLTITDEVLDRAPVRDVNAMKMKVLRLEDVFITKLLSYNEHHLDFLGLLAVARAVREQLDWAEVARRTDHSPFAAAFLTLVERLGIVGEPLEAAG, via the coding sequence GTGCCGTCCGACGACCCGCAGGAGATCCTCGCCAGCTGCAAGCGCGTCGCCGCGATCCTGCAGGAGGCGAAGATCCCGTTCGCCTTGGGCGGGGGCATCGCGTGCTGGGTCTACGGCGCGCCCGAGAGCGACCACGACGTGGACGTCATGGTCCGCGAGGAGGACGCGCGCGGCGCCCAGGAGCTGCTCGTCGCGCACGGCATGAAGCCCGAGGACCCGCCCGAGGAGTGGCTGCTCAAGGTGTACGACGGCGACGTCCTCGTCGACCTCATCTTCCGTCCCGAGGGGCTGACGATCACCGACGAGGTCCTCGACCGCGCGCCGGTCCGCGACGTCAACGCGATGAAGATGAAGGTCCTCCGGCTGGAGGACGTGTTCATCACCAAGCTGCTCTCGTACAACGAGCACCATCTCGACTTCCTCGGCCTGCTCGCCGTCGCGCGCGCGGTGCGCGAGCAGCTCGACTGGGCGGAGGTCGCGCGGCGGACGGACCACTCGCCGTTCGCGGCGGCGTTCCTCACGCTGGTCGAACGCCTCGGCATCGTCGGCGAGCCACTCGAGGCGGCCGGGTGA
- a CDS encoding DinB family protein, producing MQLELLPVTPAERSGLLDRYVSGYAAVAAAVAEAGDRLDTAAAGGWTARQVVHHLADSEMTSAIRLRRLLAEDDPVVAAYDEERFAEVLRYDTRPVEASLRAVEAARETSAQLLALLTDEEWARSGTHTETGPYGVEDWLRTYAAHAHDHAAQIRAAAGLTS from the coding sequence TTGCAGCTGGAACTCCTGCCGGTGACCCCGGCGGAGCGTTCCGGCCTGCTCGACCGCTACGTCTCCGGCTACGCCGCCGTCGCGGCCGCCGTCGCCGAGGCGGGTGACCGGCTCGACACGGCAGCCGCCGGCGGGTGGACCGCGAGACAGGTGGTCCACCACCTCGCCGACAGCGAGATGACGTCCGCCATCCGGCTGCGCCGTCTCCTCGCCGAGGACGACCCGGTCGTCGCGGCGTACGACGAGGAACGGTTCGCCGAGGTGCTGCGGTACGACACGCGGCCGGTCGAGGCGTCGTTGCGCGCCGTCGAGGCGGCCCGCGAGACGAGCGCGCAGCTGCTCGCCCTGCTCACCGACGAGGAGTGGGCGCGCTCCGGCACGCACACCGAGACCGGACCGTACGGCGTCGAGGACTGGCTGCGGACGTACGCCGCCCACGCGCACGACCACGCCGCCCAGATCAGGGCGGCGGCCGGGCTCACATCTTGA
- a CDS encoding metallophosphoesterase: MIRIAAVGDIHVGEDSRGRLRPGFASLRENADVLLLAGDLTRCGSPSEAQVLVEELDGAGVPVVAVLGNHDHHAARVKELTSVLRTGGVTVLEGASTVVEVDGCRVGIAGTKGFGGGFAGASGSDFGEPEMKAFVGHTKALAQRLHDSLASLDTDYRVALLHYAPVPDTLAGERLEIFPFLGSYLLAEAIDSAGCDLVLHGHAHGGTEKGVTAGGVHVRNVAQPVIRQAYARYCLGADSISSATSRTMSGAAAP, encoded by the coding sequence GTGATCCGCATCGCTGCCGTCGGGGACATCCACGTCGGTGAGGACTCGCGCGGCAGGCTGCGGCCCGGCTTCGCGTCGCTGCGCGAGAACGCCGACGTCCTCCTGCTGGCCGGCGACCTCACCCGCTGCGGCTCGCCGTCCGAGGCGCAGGTGCTGGTCGAGGAGCTCGACGGCGCGGGCGTCCCTGTCGTCGCCGTCCTCGGCAACCACGACCACCACGCGGCGCGCGTCAAGGAGCTGACGTCGGTGCTGCGCACGGGCGGCGTCACCGTCCTCGAGGGCGCGTCGACCGTCGTCGAGGTCGACGGCTGCCGTGTCGGCATCGCGGGCACCAAGGGCTTCGGCGGCGGGTTCGCGGGGGCGTCGGGGAGCGACTTCGGCGAGCCGGAGATGAAGGCGTTCGTCGGCCACACGAAGGCGCTGGCGCAACGCCTCCACGACAGCCTCGCGTCGCTCGACACCGACTACCGCGTCGCGCTGCTGCACTACGCGCCCGTGCCCGACACGCTGGCCGGCGAGCGGCTGGAGATCTTCCCGTTCCTCGGGTCGTACCTCCTCGCCGAGGCGATCGACAGCGCGGGCTGCGACCTCGTGCTGCACGGCCACGCGCACGGCGGCACCGAGAAGGGCGTCACCGCGGGCGGCGTGCACGTCCGCAACGTCGCGCAGCCCGTCATCAGGCAGGCGTACGCGCGCTACTGCCTCGGCGCCGACAGCATCAGCTCGGCGACCTCGCGCACGATGTCGGGCGCCGCCGCCCCGTGA
- a CDS encoding sugar phosphate nucleotidyltransferase, with protein sequence MVAAVVLAAGRGKRLRPLTDLRPKPLCPVANVPLLGRNLDQALAVTPDVAVNAGYLAGQVVDYVGDRAHLSVEPGPDGLGTAGAIGYLRPWLDGRDVLVLNGDAYRPDGLGALLDGWDGERVRLLVTHAPGRGDFGDWLFAGASLHPWHAVEDLRAEPLGLYEAVWRHVGPELVPYDGVFVDCGTVTDYLAANMHASGGQSVVGEGAVVEGELVRSVVWPGGVVRPGERLVDAVRVGADLTVTG encoded by the coding sequence GTGGTCGCGGCGGTCGTTCTCGCGGCGGGTCGCGGCAAGCGCCTGCGCCCGCTCACCGACCTGCGCCCCAAGCCGCTCTGTCCGGTCGCCAACGTCCCGCTCCTCGGCCGCAACCTCGACCAGGCGCTCGCCGTCACGCCCGACGTCGCGGTCAATGCCGGTTACCTCGCCGGGCAGGTCGTGGACTACGTCGGCGACCGCGCGCACCTCTCCGTCGAGCCAGGTCCCGACGGCCTCGGCACGGCCGGCGCCATCGGCTACCTCAGGCCCTGGCTCGACGGCCGCGACGTGCTGGTGCTCAACGGCGACGCGTACCGCCCCGACGGCCTCGGCGCGCTGCTCGACGGCTGGGACGGCGAGCGTGTACGCCTCCTCGTCACGCACGCGCCCGGCCGCGGCGACTTCGGCGACTGGCTGTTCGCGGGCGCGTCGCTCCACCCCTGGCACGCCGTCGAGGACCTGCGCGCGGAGCCGCTCGGCCTCTACGAGGCCGTCTGGCGCCACGTCGGCCCCGAGCTGGTGCCGTACGACGGGGTGTTCGTCGACTGCGGCACCGTCACCGACTACCTCGCCGCCAACATGCACGCCAGCGGCGGCCAGTCCGTCGTCGGCGAGGGCGCCGTGGTGGAGGGCGAGCTCGTGCGTTCCGTGGTGTGGCCCGGCGGCGTCGTACGGCCCGGCGAACGCCTCGTCGACGCCGTCCGCGTCGGCGCGGACCTCACGGTCACGGGTTAG
- a CDS encoding LLM class flavin-dependent oxidoreductase: protein MTLGVVVVQDVPWPEWRRRVLECESLGYDSVHVWDHLVHRTLDDDDPLLDSFGVLSAAASITSRVRLGTLVASPTLRHPFLLAKQAMTLDHVSDGRLDLGIGAAGVLRDYEALGMEPWSKAEQVERFRETVELVLAVSSGATEFSGKHYSGQRLTNPPPAVRSPLPLTLAAHGPRTLRIAARYASTWNTIAARDLPRDEALARAKERNDLLSRLAEEAGRDPKDIRRSVFLGTADWPARRTARDFRDACEAYAEVGFDDFLLLYPDHPAEDRVGHGAAAPDIVREVAELMLSAPRQ from the coding sequence GTGACGCTCGGCGTCGTCGTGGTGCAGGACGTCCCATGGCCGGAGTGGCGCCGACGGGTGCTGGAGTGCGAGTCGCTCGGGTACGACTCGGTGCACGTCTGGGACCACCTCGTGCACCGGACGCTGGACGACGACGACCCGCTGCTCGACTCGTTCGGGGTGCTGTCCGCGGCGGCGTCGATCACGTCCCGCGTCAGGCTCGGCACGCTGGTCGCGTCGCCGACGCTGCGCCACCCGTTCCTGCTGGCGAAGCAGGCGATGACGCTCGACCACGTCTCCGACGGGCGGCTCGACCTCGGCATCGGCGCGGCGGGCGTGCTGCGCGACTACGAGGCGCTCGGCATGGAGCCGTGGTCGAAGGCGGAGCAGGTCGAACGCTTCCGCGAGACCGTGGAGCTGGTGCTCGCGGTGTCGTCCGGCGCCACGGAGTTCAGCGGGAAGCACTACTCGGGACAGCGGCTCACCAACCCGCCCCCGGCCGTACGGTCACCGCTGCCGCTGACCCTCGCCGCGCACGGTCCGCGGACGCTGCGCATCGCCGCGCGGTACGCCAGCACCTGGAACACCATCGCCGCCCGCGACCTCCCGCGCGACGAGGCGCTGGCGCGGGCGAAGGAGCGCAACGACCTCCTCTCGCGGCTGGCGGAGGAGGCGGGCCGCGACCCGAAGGACATCCGGCGCTCGGTCTTCCTCGGCACCGCGGACTGGCCCGCGCGGCGTACGGCGAGGGACTTCCGCGACGCGTGCGAGGCGTACGCCGAGGTCGGCTTCGACGACTTCCTGCTGCTGTACCCGGACCATCCAGCGGAGGACCGCGTGGGTCACGGGGCGGCGGCGCCCGACATCGTGCGCGAGGTCGCCGAGCTGATGCTGTCGGCGCCGAGGCAGTAG
- a CDS encoding L,D-transpeptidase: MAREKRRAVTVLAVALAALVAMGGGVAADRLRTPSGDAGTFAVQAIAPDYEVAAESAAPKRVAPKPKPKRVATATAARSVSCPAMPPVASSSATAARAVKPRVRVYDRPEGSVTRTLTNPTIEGQPLHALVHEQRGLWLRIQLVARPNGSTGWVKIVDFARYQAPYRIVVQRCAKRLTVFNAGKAVWSRTVAVGKPATPTPKGSFFVDFVTAMPCCSYGPYMLSVAGFSEVLQRFGKDGIGQIAIHGTNASWSIGKASSNGCVRMHNADVTALARLVPAGTPVTIVD, encoded by the coding sequence GTGGCTCGCGAGAAGCGCAGGGCGGTGACCGTGCTCGCGGTCGCCCTCGCCGCGCTGGTCGCGATGGGCGGGGGTGTCGCCGCCGACCGGCTGCGTACGCCGTCCGGTGACGCCGGGACGTTCGCGGTGCAGGCGATCGCGCCCGACTACGAGGTCGCCGCCGAGTCCGCGGCGCCGAAGCGCGTGGCGCCCAAGCCGAAGCCGAAGCGCGTCGCCACGGCGACCGCCGCGCGATCCGTGTCCTGCCCCGCGATGCCTCCGGTGGCGTCGTCCTCGGCGACCGCGGCGAGGGCCGTGAAGCCGCGGGTGCGGGTGTACGACCGCCCCGAGGGCTCGGTCACGCGCACGCTGACCAACCCGACGATCGAGGGCCAGCCGCTGCACGCGCTCGTCCACGAGCAGCGCGGCCTGTGGCTGCGGATCCAGCTCGTCGCGCGGCCCAACGGCTCGACCGGCTGGGTGAAGATCGTGGACTTCGCGCGCTACCAGGCGCCGTACCGGATCGTCGTGCAGCGCTGCGCCAAGCGGCTGACGGTGTTCAACGCCGGCAAGGCGGTCTGGTCCCGCACCGTCGCCGTCGGCAAGCCCGCGACGCCGACGCCGAAGGGGTCGTTCTTCGTCGACTTCGTCACGGCGATGCCGTGCTGCTCGTACGGGCCGTACATGCTCAGCGTCGCGGGGTTCTCCGAGGTGCTGCAGCGGTTCGGCAAGGACGGCATCGGCCAGATCGCGATCCACGGCACCAACGCCTCGTGGTCGATCGGCAAGGCGTCGAGCAACGGCTGCGTACGGATGCACAACGCCGACGTCACCGCGCTCGCGCGCCTGGTGCCGGCGGGCACCCCGGTGACCATCGTCGACTAG
- a CDS encoding BON domain-containing protein, with amino-acid sequence MNTPVQPEYLGGWLSERLAEDDDVHELGITVRVAGDAVFLTGVVSTEERRDLVGARAAELAPGYRVRNEVTVASYAAPEEQESLA; translated from the coding sequence GTGAACACGCCCGTGCAGCCCGAGTACCTCGGCGGCTGGCTGTCCGAACGCCTCGCCGAGGACGACGACGTCCACGAGCTCGGCATCACCGTGCGGGTCGCGGGCGACGCGGTGTTCCTCACCGGCGTCGTCTCGACCGAGGAGCGCCGCGACCTCGTCGGCGCGCGCGCTGCCGAGCTGGCGCCCGGCTACCGCGTCCGCAACGAGGTGACCGTCGCGTCGTACGCCGCGCCCGAGGAGCAGGAGTCGCTGGCGTGA
- a CDS encoding patatin-like phospholipase family protein yields the protein MTRVGLVLGAGGVTGEAFHRGVLAALRDVAGFDARNASIVVGTSAGSLVGASLRCSGSAAATKSMPAPPDEALKRRPDLRPLLAAARRPWTARAGVLATSLLPAGSRSTETFVAPLRRRCGSEWPDRDLWVCAVRRRDGRRVVFGSPEAPPIDVATAVAASCAIPAYFRPVTHDGETYVDGGVHSPTNLDVLAGRGLDLVVVSSPMSIAPRQPRATLDLSVRLMWHRYLMAEKRAVERGGTVVLTVEPGGETLRALGVNTLSGARIDQIEDLAHDATVAALERPEMAGRVSLLAGGPSARTA from the coding sequence ATGACGCGCGTAGGGCTGGTGCTCGGTGCCGGCGGGGTGACCGGAGAGGCGTTCCACCGCGGCGTGCTCGCGGCGCTGCGCGACGTGGCCGGCTTCGATGCACGCAACGCCTCGATCGTCGTGGGCACGTCGGCGGGCTCGCTGGTCGGCGCGTCGCTGCGCTGCTCGGGCTCCGCGGCGGCGACGAAGTCGATGCCCGCGCCGCCCGACGAGGCCCTGAAGCGCCGTCCCGACCTGCGGCCGCTGCTCGCGGCGGCGCGGCGGCCGTGGACCGCCCGCGCGGGCGTGCTGGCGACGTCGCTGCTGCCGGCGGGGTCGCGGTCGACGGAGACGTTCGTGGCGCCGTTGCGGCGGCGCTGCGGCAGCGAGTGGCCCGACCGCGACCTCTGGGTCTGCGCGGTGCGCCGGCGTGACGGGCGGCGCGTCGTGTTCGGCTCGCCCGAGGCGCCTCCGATCGACGTGGCGACCGCCGTGGCGGCGTCGTGCGCGATCCCCGCGTACTTCCGGCCAGTGACCCACGACGGGGAGACGTACGTCGACGGCGGCGTGCACTCCCCCACCAACCTCGACGTGCTCGCCGGGCGGGGCCTCGACCTCGTCGTCGTGTCGTCGCCGATGTCGATCGCGCCGCGGCAGCCGCGGGCGACGCTCGACCTGTCCGTACGGCTGATGTGGCACCGCTACCTCATGGCGGAGAAGCGCGCGGTCGAGCGCGGCGGCACCGTCGTCCTCACCGTCGAGCCGGGCGGGGAGACGCTGCGCGCGCTGGGCGTCAACACGCTGAGCGGCGCGCGGATCGACCAGATCGAGGATCTCGCGCACGACGCGACGGTGGCGGCTCTGGAACGTCCCGAGATGGCCGGGCGGGTGTCGCTGCTGGCGGGCGGCCCGAGCGCGCGCACTGCCTAG
- a CDS encoding exodeoxyribonuclease III, with the protein MLLATWNVNSLTARLPRVLEFLGTHAPDVLCLQETKVGEAAFPTDALAEAGYAAAHLSGGRWAGVAVLSPLANAPYDVVRGLPGEVQVSEARWVEATVGDLRVCSVYVVNGRTPDAPQFEEKLTFLDAMRSRLEVLAAGDLPVFVTGDFNIAPDDRDVWDPALFVGTTHTSPAERERLDRILATGLVDAFRVVQPEAVGFTYWDYRAGMFHKNMGMRIDLALLSARLGPRVTRCGIDRDFRKGLKPSDHAPLLVELD; encoded by the coding sequence ATGCTCCTCGCGACCTGGAACGTGAACTCCCTCACCGCGCGGCTGCCGCGCGTGCTGGAGTTCCTCGGCACCCACGCGCCCGACGTGCTCTGCCTGCAGGAGACCAAGGTGGGGGAGGCGGCGTTCCCCACGGATGCGCTGGCCGAGGCGGGATACGCCGCCGCGCACCTCTCGGGCGGCCGCTGGGCGGGCGTCGCGGTCCTGTCGCCGCTGGCGAACGCGCCGTACGACGTCGTCCGCGGCCTCCCCGGCGAGGTGCAGGTGTCGGAGGCGCGCTGGGTGGAGGCGACGGTGGGGGACCTGCGGGTGTGCAGCGTCTACGTCGTCAACGGGCGGACGCCGGACGCGCCGCAGTTCGAGGAGAAGCTGACGTTCCTCGACGCGATGCGCTCGCGGCTGGAGGTGCTCGCCGCGGGCGACTTGCCGGTCTTCGTCACGGGCGACTTCAACATCGCGCCCGACGACCGCGACGTCTGGGACCCTGCGCTCTTCGTAGGGACGACGCACACCTCGCCGGCCGAGCGCGAACGCCTCGACCGCATCCTCGCGACCGGCCTCGTGGACGCGTTCCGCGTCGTCCAGCCGGAGGCCGTGGGGTTCACGTACTGGGACTACCGGGCGGGGATGTTCCACAAGAACATGGGCATGCGCATCGACCTCGCGCTGCTGTCGGCGCGCCTCGGGCCGCGCGTCACGCGCTGCGGCATCGACCGCGACTTCCGCAAGGGCCTCAAGCCGTCCGACCACGCCCCGCTGCTCGTCGAGCTCGACTAG
- a CDS encoding helix-turn-helix domain-containing protein — MLRNVAVAVCDGVSVFELGVVCEVFGLDRSDVGLPAYDFAVCAAEEGPLTSGGGFGITPAYGIERLAEADLVAVPHWRSIDEPPPPALLDALRAVVARGGRVMSVCSGAFVLAAAGLLDGRKATTHWRYAAALAERYPLIDVDPNVLYVDAGPVLTSAGTAAGIDLCLHLVRSEHGAAVANAVARRMVVPPHRDGGQAQYVEAPVPAPRTRDDLADTMAWAVEHLDRPLSVEDLAARALMSPRTFARRFRAVTGTTPYAWLLHQRTLLAQRLLEDGLSVEEVARRSGFGSAATLRERFGRARGTSPSAYRRTFAGRTSP, encoded by the coding sequence ATGCTCCGCAACGTGGCCGTGGCCGTCTGCGACGGCGTCTCCGTGTTCGAGCTCGGCGTGGTCTGCGAGGTGTTCGGCCTCGACCGCTCCGACGTCGGCCTGCCGGCGTACGACTTCGCGGTCTGCGCCGCCGAGGAAGGGCCACTGACGTCGGGGGGCGGCTTCGGGATCACGCCGGCGTACGGCATCGAGCGCCTCGCCGAGGCCGACCTCGTCGCGGTGCCGCACTGGCGCTCCATCGACGAGCCGCCGCCGCCCGCGCTGCTCGACGCGCTGCGTGCCGTCGTGGCCCGCGGCGGGCGCGTCATGAGCGTCTGCTCGGGGGCGTTCGTGCTCGCGGCGGCCGGCCTGCTCGACGGGCGCAAGGCGACGACGCACTGGCGCTACGCCGCCGCGCTCGCCGAGCGCTACCCGCTCATCGACGTCGACCCGAACGTCCTCTACGTCGACGCCGGCCCGGTCCTCACGTCCGCCGGCACCGCCGCCGGCATCGACCTCTGCCTGCACCTCGTCCGTTCCGAGCACGGCGCCGCCGTCGCCAACGCCGTCGCCCGCCGGATGGTCGTGCCGCCGCACCGCGACGGCGGGCAGGCGCAGTACGTCGAGGCGCCGGTCCCCGCGCCGCGCACCCGCGACGACCTCGCCGACACGATGGCCTGGGCGGTCGAGCACCTCGACCGGCCGCTGTCCGTCGAGGACCTCGCGGCCCGCGCGCTGATGTCGCCGCGGACGTTCGCCAGGCGGTTCCGCGCGGTGACGGGCACGACGCCGTACGCGTGGCTGCTCCACCAGCGCACGCTGCTCGCCCAGCGCCTCCTCGAGGACGGCCTGTCGGTCGAGGAGGTGGCGCGGCGCTCGGGCTTCGGGTCCGCGGCGACGCTGCGCGAACGCTTCGGGCGAGCGAGGGGGACGTCGCCGAGTGCGTACCGGAGGACGTTCGCGGGCAGGACGTCGCCATGA